tttttaaaattgttttcgtcgaatCAGTTTTTAGACTCTAGAtgtgagaattggacctcatttcttttccctatcttttctttttcttttctatttttctttttctcttttcattttctttttcctttccttcttttctttttttcttctttttctttcttccttcttcttcctcctgcgCGAGCTGcaccttctttctctctttctgtcgccggttgcttcttcagcccagaaccaccgctcaCCGGCGACGTGGCCgataccacccacccagaaacttccccctccggccggtgcacctccccaccaaatctcacctccatccgagccgtcGTTTGCCGCCGAGAGCTCATCTAAGCCGCaaggtttttgtgcatttccgcctccgtcgctccacctccggccaccatcttttcaccacttcatcacctacttCTTACCGTTTTAAACCACtcatttccggccccgatccgttgccggagcagctcccacgatcTCAACTCCGATTTaccattttttcacttccaccgccatttccaccgtcacccacggccaaaactcacttctatTAACTTTATAAACATctttaggccattccctatcaatttcaagtcttggtttgttcccgttcgaaagtggttattttacaacccacagccacagtgtattttatattgttacgtagctttttctccgccatttgcaacgtcaTGATcattccaaactctattttagatttaaatatattattactttttcaataaaatcattgactggttggttaattccggactgagtccgatgagttgggggtcggatggatttgacgacggagtgtttggttattgttgatattgttatttgttggatgaattgtgtcttgaggtgtgcattgcatgtatgtacatgtatTGCAACTTGAAAATTgggctttcaagcgagaaatattttttggcatatgtgaacgattggattgactggtttgagtcagaggcacgtgtagggatggtggtaaacaggaacggtggtagaatcccacctgtggttcccgcctacggtgcacgcggcgtagggatggtggtgagcagggacaatggtagagtcccgcctgtgattcccgcttacagtgctctgatggtttggtttttggaccattatctgggataatgacaaggttttgtttaaatgacatgttttgggtcaaaatggaatttttggagtgcatgggaaaaatgtggatttatgggatatgtgcatttacattctttcatgcatattgttgagtttaatatgcttttatcttgtggcgtttggatctttacttacctgcggcaccattttggtaccgtagattttgatacagaggttgaggaggaggaggaggctgagcccgagaaggcggctccgccagactattgatttggagttttatgccttgtagtttggcgttgaaacgatatttgagacttgtaatattttattatgtatgttttaatcgagtttgtatttaaacaaagaaaaattctggtacttagttataagacttttgttatccgctgcgtgtttttattgcacacttgttgcatgtacacacacttggtacttggcgatagggtggtggctcgtgttgtcatcatctcgacgtctcgatttccacgtgtccgtacgtgggatttgggagcgtcacagatctaaactcatcttaagcgAATCCCACAAAAGTCACTttaccatctcaactcactactattcataaaaagcTCAACTCATCTCAGTtcaactcaatatccaaatgcAGCCTAAAAGTTGATGATGGAAGAGATGGAAGACCATGCTTCTGATTGgataattcatatattgtaattttgtaatttttgtgttttataatgtaatgtataaatacaaaataatgtaatatgtagtgattTATATTATGTGTTGTATGCATTTTATATgatgaatattgtatatatattttcttttgcatgcatttagttaaaatggTAAATAGTTTCTAACTTCAgttatttttaacataaaattttgCTTTTCGTTTTGatacatttttattattatagacaATGTTCAATGCATTAGTATTATGTCTTTTTTAACATGATTTCTtgaaatataggcttttagattttatttaaaaaaaaaaaaacaatatgcttttcaacattacccttttttcttacaaaaaattaaaaacgtataagtttttataaaataaaataaaaatccagaACCTATGTTCTAGATTCCAGGTTCGGTCATAACTTCGGCTAATTCGGATTGAAACTTGGACTGAGGTTGAAATTCAGATTCCATATCGAATATATCCAGATACGCAATTTGAAACCCGGAGATACAATCCTAAACTTAAGGGCGCACATCTCTTTGATCTCCTATTTTAGGATCCACTGCTCTTGGTGCATACTTTAACCTAACAGTAGATAACAAGTAGGGCCACATAGATTGAATAAATAACGTCaactctttacataaaattaattcaatgAACTGAATAATACTCGGGGCCCGAAAGCGCGCGCAACAGAGACGGGGAAAAATAAcatctgtttttctttctttcttttttctttttttttttaaaatctcgtGATCTCGGTTATAGAATTTTGCGAAGGTCAGAAACCTGAGAGATGTCCAAATCCGACACCATCCTTAAGCTGTTACAAGGCTGTAACTCTATCAGAAGGCTTCACAAAATCCATGCACTCGTCATCACCAACGGTCTCCAGCACCACAATGCCGTTTCCACCAAACTCCTCAACTTTTGTGCAGTCTCCGTCTCTGGCTCCTTGGCCTACGCTCAACTTCTCTTCCATTGCATTGATAACCCACAAACTCAGGCTTGGAACTCCATTATCAGAGGTTTTGCCAAGAGCCCTTCTCCTATCCAAGCCATTCTCTACTACAATGACATGGTCTTCGCTTTGGTTGCTCGGCCCGACACTTTCACCTTCTCGTTTGTTCTCAAGGCCTGCGAGAGAGTTACGGCGGAGAGCAAGTGCAGAGAAGTCCATGGGACAATAATAAGATGTGGATATGAGAGTGACGTTGTTGTTTGTACTAATCTTCTTAGGACGTACGCGCTAAATGGGTCCATTGAGCTAGCACAAAGGGTGTTTGATAGTTTGTCTGAAAGAGACCTTGTTTCTTGGAATTCCATGATTTCGTGCTATTCGCAGGCTGGGTTTCACTATGAGGCATTGAAGGTATACGATAGGATGAAGAATGAGACTACCGGCCTCGATGGATTTACGCTTGTTGGGTTGCTGTCCTCTTGTGCTCACGTAGGTGCATTGAATTTCGGTGTTCATTTGCATGGCATTGCTCTTGAAGAGGGGTTTGtggaaaatatttatgttgGAAATGCACTAATTGATATGTATGCAAAATGTGGTAGCTTGGATGGTGCTCTTCGTGTCTTCAATAGCATGCAGAAGCGGGATGTTTTTACATGGAACTCAATTATTGCTGGGTGTGGAGTGCATGGTCGTGGGGATGGAGCAGTCTCTATCTTTAGGCAGATGTTGATGGCAGGAGTTCAACCAAATTCCATTACATTCACTGGTTTGTTGTGTGGATGTAGTCACCAAGGTTTGGTTGAGGAGGGTGTTGAATATTTCCACATGATGAGCTCCAAGTTCAATTTGAATCCTGGAGTTAAGCATTATGGGTGCATCGTAGATTTGTTTGGACGAGCTGGGAAGCTTGAGAAGGCTCTTGAAATAATAGAGACTTCTCCTACACCAGATGATCCAATCCTATGGCGAATTTTGCTTGGCTCTTGTAAGATTCACAAGAATGTGAAAATAGGAGAAACTGCCATGAGGACTCTGATGCAGCTTGGGGAATCAACTGGAGGGGACTGTATATTGCTTTCTACTATTTATGCTGGAGCCAAAGATACTGTTGGTGTATCaaagatgagaaaattgattaaaagccaAGGAATGAAAACAACCCCAGGTTGGAGCTGGATTGAAGTTGGTGATCGTATTCATAAATTTGTTGTGGATGACAAGTCCCATCCTGATTACAATGAAATTTATCACAAACTGAGAGAAGTAATCCACCAGGCTACCTTGCTTGGTTATGTGCCAGAGGAATCTTTTATCAATGTGGCTGGATTGATTACTGAAGAGTGCCTGGAAACTTCCACATCATATCATAGCGAGAAGTTGGCAATTGCTTTTGGGTTGGCAAAAACTTCAAAAGGAACACCTTTACGAATCGTAAAGAATTTAAGAGTTTGTAGAGATTGCCATTCGTTTACCAAATACATTTCGAGAGCGTTTAATCGGGAAATAATTGTTAGGGACCGAGTTCGTTTCCATCACTTCAAAGGAGGACTTTGTTCTTGTAAAGACTACTGGTGATGGCCAATGATACTCGTTGAATTTTCCCCTGTAAAATCATAGCCCAGTGCCAATACCTTAGAATCTAGAAGGCCACATCATTGTGCTACAGTTTATAAACAATTCGAATGTGATTCATTGTTTCACATGCAAACAGGTCATTTGGGATTTGGAGAATTTCTTGTGAACGGGTTATATTTCTCACCCGAGAAAGTGGTTTCACATGCTAACAGTTCATTTGGGATTCGGAGAATTTCTTGCTTTCcttgtttttatcaaatttctccCTTTGAACGATGTCTGAAGGATCAAACTGACAGATGTGATTCATTGAACCAGGGTGGATGGTTTGCGGAGATAGTGACCTGGATTTTGTGCATTGTCCTTGTGCAGTTTTTCGCAATCTGGTGTTCATTGGTTGGTTGGATGATTCTGAAAGACATTTTTTTCACGATCCCTATGGGCAGTTTTACCCCCATAGTTACAATATCATATAAAAGGGATTATTTCcctaataataatagaaattgaAGGTATCATTGCCTTCTGTAGCTctgctgcattttttttaacCAGGTTAATGCAGGATTGTGACTTATTACCTTACGAAATTTTCGTGCTTTATATATGCCCATAGGAAGGACTGTTGACAGAGATTTTCTTGGCTTATTCTCACAAATTTTAAGGTGACAAATTGGATCACGTACAATATAAGGTTCTTGTCTGCTCAAATTACCAGGGAAATGTGGTCTGCTTTGCAATACAATATTTTCATGTTTCTTAAAAAATCATAGGAGTATGAACCGATTTAACATGCACCCAatcatagtattttttttgttttatatatatatatatttggagcATTCCGGCCGGCACAGCATGCTCCCGGACTTCACCATTTTGCTTAGGATCTGTCATAGTGCATAGCTTAATGTCGATATCGTGCTGGTAAATGGTTGTATATGTGACAAAAGGAAAGTTAAAGTTTATCCAGAGATAATGAATAAGAAATCTTGTcattgaattttcttctcttggCGTTGTGAATGGTGGCCATATGTTTTACTACCTTGTTTGTGCATCATAACtacgtttttattttttttaacttttagttaTTACAATTATGATGCGACACCCGGGTCCAATGTCAagttgttttcaaatttttttttttggatttatatgTGCGGAAAGCTCATttatgttttcaattttttttatttttatttttaagtagaGCCTAAAATATCTCTTTTGTGAATTATGTTTTCCTTCAGCCTTAATATTTAGGTTAAAAATCTTTATGAGCCGAGATAATTTTTGAAcaaattagattatttttttgaagttgGGCCGGGGTCCAAATTTTAGGGCAGAGcccatttgtttatttatttattttattttttcaacactTTATATTCATGTGTTACACAAGTTCACGCACAACCCTTATCAACTTTTTTACATACACGACTTCATCATCACATCCGCTTTTCACGGCATGCTTGATGCACATCTCCTTTCTTTCTCCtctcgggtttttttttttttttttaaacccctATACATGCCATAAACCACAAACCCACTAATCCCATTCATGAATTGCCGTAGCAACCTCCCACGCCAAACCTCATTCTCTTCATAGCAACCATACTGTCGTCCAAAGCTACCACACGTGAATCCCTTTGAGCATGGCAACTCCAACCACCTCGCAAAGAACAACCTCACTTCAGAAACACCATGAAAACATCCCAACCCCATGTTCATTGACCCATGCTCCTTTAGTCGCACACCACCATGTCACTGGGACCAAACCGAGAGCTACCCACTGCCAAGGCTCCTTCACACAGCTGCCACAACACTGCCCTACACCTTCATGTGACCCAGCCGAACCACCCAACTCAACCAGTGTGTCCCCTATTTCTCCATACATGAAACAAAGCACATTTGTGTTCTCTCAACTTGTTGCATGATGGAAGCCTAGCAGTGTCACCAGCCCACCATGTCACCTATGCCCTGCACCATTGCGCTACCACCATGAGACCCTCCCTACAGACCACTTCGCCACCTCAAAAGGATCTATCCCACCACACAGAAATCAGAGTAAAGCTCTCCCGCTACCACCCAGTAGCTCAACCATGCGTCTCTATCTAGGTTGATCACCAGTGCGTTGCCATAATGTATGTATCCTTCTCCGTGTCCTCAAAGACTCTTACCCTCTGTCCTTTCAGGCGTCCTACAGAGCCACGTTTGACTCCTACGGATGGGAAGGCAGTGATGGAATCTACAAGACGTCATTTTGCTGATATGGTGGGCTCCAATCCACAACTGATGCCTAGCGTACAACTACCACATAGAGAGCCAAAATTTCAAGATGGTGAGATGTTCTTTGTTTACTCTAAAGCTAAAGTGCAATTGTAGTCGGAACCGTTCCAGTATTTAGTGGTTTTAAAATTCTTACAAAGAAGACCTTCCCTTCATCATATTCTGGGTTTTATCCAAAACCGTTGGGGGCTGGAAGCAATCTCAGTTATTGGGCAATTGAGAAATCCACGTAATGTGCTAGTGAGGATGGCTTAGGAAGAGGATTTTATTTCGGTGATGGCTAGAGGTAATTCCAAAATCCTTGGTGTGCCTTTCCGGGTATTTCATTGGACTCTGGATTTTGTTGAAGATGAGGATTCACCTTGGGTCCCGGTGTGGATAACTTTGCCAGGACTACCTCCAAATTATTTTCAGGAATCAATATTACAGAGTATTGGCAACGGtttcagaaaatatttgaaGCGGGATAACACTACGACTTGTGTTACATGGCCTGAGGCGGCTCAAATCTCTGTCGGGTTGAATCTTTCTTGTCCTTTGCAGCATTCTTTCTGGTTGGGCCCTCCTTATGGTGTTTCTATCcacttttaagaaatttattatgaGGCAGTACCAAGCTATTGTGTTTCCTACTGAAAATAAGGGCACATGGAATCCAGGTGTAAACGTGGACGTGACTTCGAGTAGAAAAAGGTTGAATCGAGGGGAGGGGGCAATACTAAATCAGGAAAACCAGCATGGAAGGAATTTGCTAATTCAAAGAGGAAGGATGAGAAGTCTTTAGCGCAGGTTGAGCTTGGGGAGGGATCGAAGTCTCGCTGTCAGGTAATTTTGGTTAATGTCTAGGCTCGGCAGACAGCTCTTATTGGGTGTGTAGAGccaattttattaatctcaCAACTGGTTGTGGCTCATGAACATTGTGAGGTTGATTTTCATGAGGCAGACACGAGTGGGTCGAGGCAGGTTTCTCCTGCGATAAGTTCAGCTGTTCAGGGCACTTCTTCCACAACGGTGCCTACCTGTAATAATGAGCTGGGTTAGGCTAGTTTGCTGGAGATTGTATTGCCAATACATTCACATGCTACTAGTCTGGGGAGTGATATGGCTGATGATGAATCTTTAGGTTCAGATGCCAAACCACTGCAGAGTACGACTGAATCTGGTCCTAAGAGTATGTTGCGAATGGTAGATGAGGCTTTGGAATTTGAGCTTGGTGGTTTGGTTAGAGATGATTTCTTTGTAGATAATGGCATGTAGGAGGAGGTTGCACCTTGCCGGATGGTTTCTGATGGGGACCAAGAAAGTGAGTTAAATGAATTAGCTGCTAAATTTTTTGACTCTGATCCCGACATGCATGTTTCATTGAAGAAGGTGAAGGGGATGAGGAAGGAGAAATCGATTGTTGCTATGGAGCGTCGTATGCTCTCCAAAaactttatttgattttttt
This is a stretch of genomic DNA from Carya illinoinensis cultivar Pawnee chromosome 3, C.illinoinensisPawnee_v1, whole genome shotgun sequence. It encodes these proteins:
- the LOC122304149 gene encoding pentatricopeptide repeat-containing protein At3g56550, whose product is MSKSDTILKLLQGCNSIRRLHKIHALVITNGLQHHNAVSTKLLNFCAVSVSGSLAYAQLLFHCIDNPQTQAWNSIIRGFAKSPSPIQAILYYNDMVFALVARPDTFTFSFVLKACERVTAESKCREVHGTIIRCGYESDVVVCTNLLRTYALNGSIELAQRVFDSLSERDLVSWNSMISCYSQAGFHYEALKVYDRMKNETTGLDGFTLVGLLSSCAHVGALNFGVHLHGIALEEGFVENIYVGNALIDMYAKCGSLDGALRVFNSMQKRDVFTWNSIIAGCGVHGRGDGAVSIFRQMLMAGVQPNSITFTGLLCGCSHQGLVEEGVEYFHMMSSKFNLNPGVKHYGCIVDLFGRAGKLEKALEIIETSPTPDDPILWRILLGSCKIHKNVKIGETAMRTLMQLGESTGGDCILLSTIYAGAKDTVGVSKMRKLIKSQGMKTTPGWSWIEVGDRIHKFVVDDKSHPDYNEIYHKLREVIHQATLLGYVPEESFINVAGLITEECLETSTSYHSEKLAIAFGLAKTSKGTPLRIVKNLRVCRDCHSFTKYISRAFNREIIVRDRVRFHHFKGGLCSCKDYW